GTGTCAAAGGTAGCAGACATCTCAATTATTCTGCTGACGCCTATGCTGATGATGAACTGGAACCTGAAGAGAAAGCCCAGCAAAAAGAGAAAGAAGGTTCGGGCTGGAGCCTAAGCATGATCATTGGTGTGACCGCCGTTGCCATCCTTTCATTCCTTTTTGGTAAAGTTGTGCTCACATTGCTTCCTGTTGTTATCGAGAATTTTCTATTCAAAAATGCATTCGACAATCAGTTTTTGCATAATTTACTGGAAGGCGGCATTAAGCTGATCCTGTTACTCGCTTATCTGTGGTTAATCTCACAGACGCCGATGATTAAACGTCTCTTCCAGTATCATGGAGCGGAACACAAAGTAATCAGCGCACATGAAGCTGGTGAAGAACTGACACCGGAGAACGTGCAAAAGTACAGCCGACTGCACTACCGCTGCGGAAGCAGTTTCATTATGTTGACTGTCATTATTGGAGTGTTTCTATACTCCCTCTTCACGTACGATAACCTCTGGGAACGGATGGGTCAGCGTCTGTTGTTATTGCCAGTTGTGCTAGGCATTTCTTTTGAACTGTTAAAGCTCACGAATTCAGTACGTGATATTCCTGTACTGCGTTATCTCGGATACCCGGGATTGTGGCTGCAATTGCTGACAACAAAAGAACCGACCAACGAACAGGTAGAAGTATCCATTGCTTCGTTTAACCGCATGCGTGAGTTGGATGCCAAGCTTGCCAATGTCTCTGCTACGTCAGAAGTACCTGTTGCAACACTCGATCCTGTGAAAGGGTGAATGATATGAACAAGCAGGCAATCTTATTTTGGACGTTCATCGCACTAGCTGCTGTTGGAGTCTTGACTTGGCTGAGGAACGCTAGTCCATCCAGGATCATTATTCCTCTGGTCGTGTTCGGAGCCGTATTCCTGCTGTACAAATATCCGCCCCGTCGCTGGGCACAAAAAGCCAAATCACCAAAGATTAAGCCATCTGCACGAACCATGGCGAAAGTCAATGCACAGTCCAGTGCCAGAAAGAGCAGCGGCTCTTCAAAGAAACGCAAGGATTATCCTTTCCAAGTGATTCAGGGACAAAAAGGGAAAAGCGATGAAGATATACCGAAATTTCACTAAAAGGTACTGAACATACAAAAAAGCAGTTCTCCCAACATGCGGAGAATTGCTTTTTTCGCGTTTATACAGGAATCAGAGGTGGAGCTTCTGCCTGTTTCTTGCGCAATTCTTTTCTTTGTTTGTCCAGCTGTTCACCATACACTTTCATATTCCACCCGTTGAAAAATTCACTCCCTGCGGTAGCGCCTGATCGATATAAAGCTGTGCTGTCCTGTAACGATAAATGAAATTGCGTCGGTTTAATCCCAAGCGTTGGTATCTTCACTGTCCGAAACCGGTTAATCTGTTCGATGTAGCGTTCATCATGTGCTGTGAGCATCGTCTCTACAAGGGCCTGAAGCATGCTTAGCGGTCCTTTAATCCGGGCAGGTTCCACTTCCGTTTTCCCCACCATTTTGAATCCGACAACCGGAATAACGTCTCCTCCTCGTTCCGAGCGATCACCATCGAAGAGCCACAACGGAAAATTGCTAAGCAATCCACCATCCACGACATACACAAACTGATCTTGAAAAGGAAGCCCTTTGGAGAATACTGGTGATTTGCGTATGACTACCGGATCGAAAAAATACGGGATACTGCAGCTCATACGTACCGCCTTTGCAACATCCAGCTTCGCAGGGTCAATGCCGAACCGCCGAATATCGTCCGGCAGCACCAGAATGGTCCCATTGGATATATCGGATGCGGTAATAAGCAACTTACCTTGTGGCAAGTCAGCGAATGTGCGAATCCCTTTCTGCTCCAGCATCTTGCGAATCCATGATTCCAGCGCTTCTCCCGAATATAGTCCTTTCTTCAAGAACAGCCTCGCGGCGGGTCCGATCCATCGGGTATTAAATATGGGGGAACGACGCAGCAATGAAACAAAGGGGGTATTTTCAATAATGACTTTCATCTCCTCTGCCCTGTAACCGGCCGCTAGCAGAGCAGCAACAATGGAACCGGATGATGTGCCTGCCACTCGATTAAACTGAATGCCGCAGTCTTGAGCACCCTGCACAGCACCTGCAAGCGAGATCCCTTTGACGCCTCCACCTTCAAACACCGCGTTAATTAACATAACAAAAAACCCCCGTTCTCCAGGCAGCCACGTTTCTACTGCCACTCTATGAGAACAAGGGTTTGTCTTATCACTGTATTGTTAAAATGTTTTATAGACCATAGTAGGCTTTTAATTTGGCAATCAAGCCTAGAGGGTTCTTCGTCAAGTACTGTGAACTAAAGAAAATATCCCCTTTGACCGAACCATACTTCTTGTTGTAGTTCAGCTGATCGATGATCTCCTGTGAAGTCTGCCAGCCAATCTCTGGAGTACCTAACTTATAAGGAGAGTGACCGATATACAATTTTACATTTGTGTTAGCCACTTCATTCGCCCACCAGTCGACGACTTTGTCATATCGGGCTACGCTCAGTGTCATACTCCAATACACCTGCGGAGCGACATAGTCGATCCACTCTTGGTTAATCCATGTCCGCACATCTGCATTCATGCTGTCATATGCGGTTACTCCTGCTTTGGTATCAGAACCTGTCAGATCAACGGATTTGTTACGCCACACACCAAATGGACTAATTCCATATTCAACGTTAGCTTTCGCTCTGTGAATGCTCTGTCCGAGCTGCTTAACGAACTGATTGATATTGTCCCGACGCCATTCAGCACGGTCTTTGGTATTCAATGTGTTATAAGTTTTGAAAGCTGCATCATCATTAAAAGTCACATTGGATGGATAGAAATAATCATCCAAATGTACACCATCAATATCATACTGATTGACCACTTCCATGATCGTATCGATAATATGCTGTCTGGCTTCCGGGATACCCGGGTTAATGTACATTTTGCCGGATGCATTCACAATCCAGTCGGGATGAAGCTTGGAGATATGGTTTGCAGCCAAGTTTGATGTACTTGCTGAGTTCGTTGCTCTAAACGGATTAAACCAGGCGTGGAACTCCAGGCCCCGTTTGTGTGCTTCCTCAACCATAAACGCGAGGGGATCATAACCTGGATCTTTACCTTGTGTTCCTGTTAATACGCTGTTCCAAGGTACCAGACCTGAAGGATAGATGGCATCCCCATTGGCTCTCACTTGGACAAATACGGCATTAATGCCCATACCTTGCAACGTATCTAGCTGTTTTGTATACTCCTGTTTTTGCTTCTCTACATTTCCCTTGGCACCGGATGTAGGCCAGTCTCCATTCACAGTGGAAATCCAGGCTCCCCGCATCTCTTCAGAAGCTGGTACAGTGCCCGTGCCTCCAGGCTCCGCTGGGGTTGCCGGGGTTGGTTCAGGAGTTGGGACTGATTCGTCTCCTGTGTACAGATCAATGGTCTGGGCTGACTGATTCCAGTTCACTCGAATGCCAAGGTTCTCACTGACGAAACGAATGGGTACCATGACCCGACCTTGTTTCAATTCGACCGATGCATCCAGACCAACTACAGCGTTATCCACAGTCGCCTGCTGGCGTCCGCTTGTCATAGAGATGACCGAATCGGATTTCTGAATGGTCACGGTACGAGTAGCTTGAGACCATAGAACAGACGCACCCAGTCCTTCGCTAATAACACGCAGAGGTACCATCGTTACATTTACTTTGGGCAAGATGTAGGGTGATACATCCGATTCCAAACGGTTTCCGTCTAGAAAAATAGCGATTTCCTTCTGCCCGGCTGCTTGTGCCGTCATGCCTGCTGTCTGTAATCCAAGTACAAAAATGAGCAGCAGCATCAATCCTTTACGAACGTTCATTAGTGCAGTCCTCCAAAATCATTATAAATTTGCGGTAAATTCTACTAGTTTAATAGACGCTCCTACCGTTCGTTTAGTTGCGAAAATCACCAAATTATGGTGTGATTGCACACAAAAAAAATGCTTCCTGCCATTGAAACGGCAAGAAGCATCCTTTGATCACGGGATACAATTCATTGTATATCACCATTGTGTATTCCACTGCTGAAACTTAAGACTCCGTATTACTCATGACGTCCTGAAGGTTTTTGAGGTCACGCAACCGGCTCTCATCCTGACGGAAGTATTCAACCAAGGACTCGATGCATGTAATGGAGTCCCAGCTCAGATGATGTTCAATGCCTTCAACATCATTGTAGATATTTTGTTCCTGAACACCAATCGTTGTCAAAAATTGTTCAAGCAGATGATGGCGCTCCATCAAACGTTTGCCCATCTTTTTGCCTTTTGGCGTAAGCACCAGTCCGCGGTACTTTTCATAGATCAGGTACTCGTCTTTGTCCAGCTTTTGGATCATCTTCGTCACCGATGAAGGATGTACTTCCAGTCCTTCAGCTATATCAGACACACGAGCATAGCCCTTTTCATCAATTAATTTGTATATACGCTCCAAATAATCTTCCATACTGGGCGTTGGCATCTGCTTCCCTCTTTTCTCTCTGACCGGCCCCTATTCGTGCCTGGTCCCTATCTTATAATGATACATGTTATCAATACGCATTGGCAAGTCCTGCACAGTTCGGAGCGCGTTGTTACACAAGTAATTGGCAGGCGTGACTTCTCCCCAAACGAGGCAAACTAAGCAAAGTTCCGCATCGAAAGGAGTGATTTCGTGAGTACAAGTGTAGCCTCACCGCCAGTTCGTAAAGCAAAAGGTACTAAACCCTTTATTCCCGATTTGGTGTATTTTGAACCCGGTGCGTTGGAATATGACAAAGGCAAACGGATTATGGAATGGGTGACATCCAAAAACATACCTTATCAGATGACCACATCCCATAACCGAATCACAAACTTGCCTGGTGAAACCGAACAAGAAAAATATCGGATGGCAAAGCGTACTCTGGTCGTTGGTGTGCGCAAAACACTCAAGTTTGACCAGTCGAAACCTTCAGCGGAATATGCCATTCCCATCTCTACAGGCTGTATGGG
This Paenibacillus xylanexedens DNA region includes the following protein-coding sequences:
- a CDS encoding DUF1385 domain-containing protein, which encodes MPQQSKPVSYGGQAVIEGVMFGGKHVNVTAVRRKDGEITYLEVPKQDKSWVTKLRRIPLLRGIVSIIDSSVKGSRHLNYSADAYADDELEPEEKAQQKEKEGSGWSLSMIIGVTAVAILSFLFGKVVLTLLPVVIENFLFKNAFDNQFLHNLLEGGIKLILLLAYLWLISQTPMIKRLFQYHGAEHKVISAHEAGEELTPENVQKYSRLHYRCGSSFIMLTVIIGVFLYSLFTYDNLWERMGQRLLLLPVVLGISFELLKLTNSVRDIPVLRYLGYPGLWLQLLTTKEPTNEQVEVSIASFNRMRELDAKLANVSATSEVPVATLDPVKG
- a CDS encoding patatin-like phospholipase family protein, with protein sequence MLINAVFEGGGVKGISLAGAVQGAQDCGIQFNRVAGTSSGSIVAALLAAGYRAEEMKVIIENTPFVSLLRRSPIFNTRWIGPAARLFLKKGLYSGEALESWIRKMLEQKGIRTFADLPQGKLLITASDISNGTILVLPDDIRRFGIDPAKLDVAKAVRMSCSIPYFFDPVVIRKSPVFSKGLPFQDQFVYVVDGGLLSNFPLWLFDGDRSERGGDVIPVVGFKMVGKTEVEPARIKGPLSMLQALVETMLTAHDERYIEQINRFRTVKIPTLGIKPTQFHLSLQDSTALYRSGATAGSEFFNGWNMKVYGEQLDKQRKELRKKQAEAPPLIPV
- a CDS encoding family 10 glycosylhydrolase, with the protein product MNVRKGLMLLLIFVLGLQTAGMTAQAAGQKEIAIFLDGNRLESDVSPYILPKVNVTMVPLRVISEGLGASVLWSQATRTVTIQKSDSVISMTSGRQQATVDNAVVGLDASVELKQGRVMVPIRFVSENLGIRVNWNQSAQTIDLYTGDESVPTPEPTPATPAEPGGTGTVPASEEMRGAWISTVNGDWPTSGAKGNVEKQKQEYTKQLDTLQGMGINAVFVQVRANGDAIYPSGLVPWNSVLTGTQGKDPGYDPLAFMVEEAHKRGLEFHAWFNPFRATNSASTSNLAANHISKLHPDWIVNASGKMYINPGIPEARQHIIDTIMEVVNQYDIDGVHLDDYFYPSNVTFNDDAAFKTYNTLNTKDRAEWRRDNINQFVKQLGQSIHRAKANVEYGISPFGVWRNKSVDLTGSDTKAGVTAYDSMNADVRTWINQEWIDYVAPQVYWSMTLSVARYDKVVDWWANEVANTNVKLYIGHSPYKLGTPEIGWQTSQEIIDQLNYNKKYGSVKGDIFFSSQYLTKNPLGLIAKLKAYYGL
- the mntR gene encoding transcriptional regulator MntR, which gives rise to MPTPSMEDYLERIYKLIDEKGYARVSDIAEGLEVHPSSVTKMIQKLDKDEYLIYEKYRGLVLTPKGKKMGKRLMERHHLLEQFLTTIGVQEQNIYNDVEGIEHHLSWDSITCIESLVEYFRQDESRLRDLKNLQDVMSNTES